In the Streptomyces sp. NBC_00193 genome, GGGCTGTCGGAGGTCACCGTCGGCGAACTCGCCGCGGCCCGGGAGATCGTCGACATCGCGAGCGTGCAGAACCGCTACAACCTGCTCGACCGGGGGCACGAGCCCGTGCTCGCCGCCTGCGAAGCGGCGGGCATCGCCTTCCTGCCCTGGGCCACCGTGGCCTGGGGACGGTCCGGGGCGACGGCCGAGGTCGCCGCCGTGGCCGCCGAGGCCGGGGCCACCCCGACACAGGTCGCGCTCGCCTGGCTCCTGGGCCGTTCGCCCGTCGTCCTCCCTATCCCGGGCACGTCGCGGATCGCGCACCTGGAGGAGAACCTCGCCGCGGAAGGCCTCACGCTGACCGGAGCCCAGCGCCTCCGCCTCGACCGGCTGTCCGGCGGCGGCAGCGCACTCCCGGGCGAGCAGGCATGAGCCGGTACGACGTGCCCGTGGGGGAGGCAGCCGTACGCGGCCCCCGCCGGAGCGGGGGCCTTCGTCGGTGCAGCCGGTGCACGGGCGCGGGGCCGGTCAGCCGGTCGTGACCGGCTTCGGGAGGGGCTTGCCGTACCAGAGCTCGACCAGGCGGGCCGCGATGGAGATGCCCGCCGGCGGGAGGACCTCGCCGGCCTCGATCGCCGTGCGCAGGTCGTCGCGGGAGAACCAGCGGGCCTCCTGGATCTCGTCGCCGTCGACCGTGATGTCGAAGGTGACGGCGCGCGCCGTGAAGCCCAGCATCAGGCTGTACGGGAACGGCCAGGGCTGGCTGGCGATGTAGTCGACCTCGCCGACCTTGACGCCCGCCTCCTCCCAGACCTCGCGGATGACGGACTGCTCGATCGACTCGCCCGGTTCGACGAACCCCGCGAGGGTGGAGAAGCGACCCTCCGGCCAGTGCACCTGGCGGCCCAGCAGCGCGCGGTCCTGGTCGTCCGTGACCAGCATGATCACCGCCGGGTCGGTCCGCGGGTAGTGCTCGGCACCGCAGCCCGGGCAGCGGCGGATGTGCCCGGCCGCGGCGACCACCGTGCGCTCGCCGCAGCGGGAGCAGAAGCGGTGCATGCGCTGCCAGTTCTCCAGCGCCACCGCGTGCACCATCAGCCCGGCGTCCCGCGCGGAGAGCAGCATTCCGGCCTCGCGCAGGCCGGCCGGGCGGGCCGACTGGTCCATGCGGCCGGGCAGCGAGTCCTTCTGCAGCGCGAAGTACCGTACGCCGTCCTCGTCGGTCCCCAGGAAGTACCGGTGGGTCTCGGTGACCGGGGCCTCGAAGGCCGGGGTCATCACGATCGCGGTGCCGCCGTCGGGGGTGTCGTCGATCAGGACCTGGCCGCCCGAGACCACGAAGACGCGGGTGCTGGGGTGGCTCCAGGCCGCGGCGAGCCACGCCTCGTCGAGGCGGTGGTGCGCGGCGCGGTCGATGCCGCTGGGCGCGGCCAGCGAGATCGGACGCTCGGACTCGGTATGGGTGCTCACAGGTACTTCCAACTCCCCCGGTGGTGGGACACAGGCAGGCTCAGCAGGACGGACGGGTGTGCGGTGGCGGGTGGGGCGTGCTCAAGCGGACGCCGGCTTCCAGTGGGCGGCCAGGTCGCCCCAGAGGTAGGCGGCCGTCTCGACCCCCTTGGTGAGCAGGTCGAGCTCGACCTTCTCGTTCGGCGAGTGCCAGCCGTCGGAGGGTACGGAGATCCCGAGGAAGAGGACGGGGGCGTTCAGCACGTCCTGGAGGTCGGCCGCCGGACCCGAACCGCCTTCGCGGGTGAAGCGGACCTTCTGGCCGAAGGCCCGGCTCATGGCGCGGACGACCGACTGCAGCGCCGGGTGGTCCAGCGGGGTCAGGCACGGCCGGGTCGGGGCGCCGAAGGTGATGGAATGCCGGATTCCGGCCGGGACGCGCTCCGCGACCCAGGCCGTGACGGCCGTCTCGACCTCGTACGGGTCCTGCCCGGAGACCAGGCGGAACGAGAGCTTCAGGTGCGCCGAGGCGGGCACGATGGTCTTGCCGCCGGGTCCCTGGTAGCCGCCGCCGATGCCGTTGACCTCGGCGGTCGGGCGGGCCCAGACGCGCTCCAGCGTGGAGTAGCCGGCCTCGCCCGAAGCCGCGTACGACTTGGCCGTACGGAGCCACTCGGCCTCGTCGAAGGGGAGCTCGGCGATCAGCTCGCGCTCCGCGTCCGTGAGCTCGGCGATGTTGTCGTAGAAGCCGGGGATCGTGACCCGCTCGTCCGCGTCGTGCAGGGCCGCGACCAGGCGGGCGGCGACGGTGGCCGGATTCGGCACGGCACCGCCGAAGGCACCCGAGTGGATGTCCTGGTCGGGTCCGAACAGGTCGATCTCGCAGTCGGCGACGCCGCGCATGCCGGTGCAGACGGTGGGAGTGGTCTCGGACCACATGCCGGTGTCGGAGACGATCACGACATCGGCGGCGAGGCGGGCCGCCTCGCGCTCCACGAGGGCGCGGAAGTGCGGGGAACCGGACTCCTCCTCGCCCTCGACGATCAGCTTGAGGTGCACGGCGGGGGCGGACGCGCCGGTCGCGGCGAGGTGGGCCCGGACGCCGAGGGTGTGGAAGAAGACCTGCCCCTTGTCGTCGGCGGCGCCTCGCCCGTACATCCGGCCGTCCTTGATCACCGGCTCGAACGGGTCGGTGTGCCAGCCGTCGGCGAGGGCGGCGGGCTGCACGTCGTGGTGCCCGTAGACGAGGACGGTGGGCGCCGCGGGGTCCTCGCTCGGCCATTCGGCGAAGACGGCGGGGGCGCCGGCCGTCTGCCAGACCTCGGTGACCGGGAAACCGGTCTCCTTGAGCTTCGCGGCCAGCCAGTCGGCGCTGCGCCGTACGTCGTCCGCGTGCTCGGGCTGGGCCGAGACGGAGGGGATGCGGAGCCAGTCGGCGAGGTCGTCGAGGAAGGCCGCGCGGTGGGTCTCGATGTACGTGCGGACGACGCTGTCCGCCGGGGTGTCGCTCATGGCCACGAGCCTAGCCGTCCGTTCGATGGTCGCTTTCCGTGTCCGTTTTGCCTTGGAGGATCTGCTCAAGACGAGCGCGGTCGGGGAGGTTGCGGGGGCGGATGACGCGGCCGCTGCGGACGTGCAGGAACACGGCCGTGACCTGGGCGAGGGGGGTGTTCGTGGCTTCCGCCCAGGCCAGGCGGTAGACCGCCAGCTGGAGGGGGTCGGCCTCGGTGGTGCGGCCGGTCTTCCAGTCGACGATCTCGTAGCCCCCGCCGTCGCCCGCCTCGTCCGGGGTGCGGTAGACGGCGTCGATCCGGCCGCGGATCACCCGGCCGGCGAGGGTCAGCTGGACCGGGACCTCCATGCGGTACGGGGTCCGGTCGGCGTACGGGCTGCGCTCGAAGGCCGCCTTGAGGGAGTCGAGGTCGGCCTCGTCGGCGATGTCCTGGTCGGAACCGTCGCCTCCCGGGGGCTGGGCTCCGGGGAGGTCCGTCAGGGGGTCGAGGACGTCGAGATGGGGCAGCGGAAGCTCGTCGAAGCGGGACTCCACCCAGGCGTGGAACCGGGTGCCCTGGCGGGCGGCGGGCTGCGGGGGCTTGGGCATGGGGCGGGCGAGGTCGCGTACGAAGCCCTGCTCGTCGGAGGCGAGGCGCAGCAGCTGGCTGGCGGAGAGCGCGGACGGGAGCTCCACGTCGCGGACGGCCTCGCGGGCGCGGCGGAGCTCGCCCTCCAGGGCGTCGAGGTCGCGGTCCCAGGAGGCGATGGCTCGTGCGTCCTCGGGGGTGAGGGGGCCGGGGTTGGGGGCGGCCTCTGACCACGGGGCGTCGGTGCGGGTCGGCGGCGCCGGGCGGCGTCGGGGCTTGGCCGCGGCCCAGTCGCCGTCCTCGGCCCCGGCCCCGGCCTCGTCCTCCGGCCACAGGTCGGCGGCGTCGGGCGCGGGCGCGGCGGGGCGCGGCCTGGCCAGGTCCTCGGCCTCCGGCCACAGGTCGGCGGCGGGCGCGGCGGAGCGCGGGCCGGGCGCGGCCCGGTACCCGTCCTGCGGCCACAGGTCGTCCGGGGTCGGGGGGGCTTCTTCTTCCCCCACCCCGCCCCTTCCCGAAACCGGGGCTGTGCCCCGGACCCCCTGCGGGGTCCCGCCTGCGGCGGCGGGCACGGCCCTGCCCCGGCCTGACCCGGCCTGCGGCCGGGCAGCGTCCGCGGGGTCCGGTTCGTCGGCCGGGTCCGGCCAGGGGGCCGGGGGCTCCTCGTCGTAGGCGGGGTCTTCGCAGTGCGGGGGCCAGAGGTAGGGGTCCTCCGGGGAGGTCCGGTGGTTCTCGGAGGCCCGGTGTTCCGGGTCGTCCGGGGTCCCCTGGTAGTCCGCGCCGCCCCAGTGGCCCGGCGTTCCTGGGTAGCCGGCCTCGCCCCGGTCGCCCGGGTGGCCCGCGTCGCCCCGGTGGCCCGTGGCGCTCGGGGGGTGGAGGTAGGACTCGACCAGGGTGGCTGCCCGGCGGCGGAGGGTGAGGGAGGTGGGGTCCAGGGGGAGGGGCCAGGAGTGGTCCGGGGTGGTGTCCGTGGAGAGGGCCGGGTTTTCGGCGTCCGGTGCCGGGGTGTCGGCCCAGGCTTCGATCTCGCCGTGGCCCGCGGCGCAGTGTTCGTAGAGGGAGGTCAGGAAGGTGGACGGGCCGCGGCGTTTCTTCTGCGTCGGGCCCCACCAGTGGCCCGAGGCCAGGAGGAGGGAGCGCGGGCGGGTGAAGGTGACGTAGCCGAGGCGGAGTTCCTCGACGGCCTTGTGGGACTTCAGGGCCGACTTGAAGGCGCGCAGGCCCGGCGAGGTCCATTCCGGGGTGGGAGGGAGGGTCGGCGCGTCCCCGCGCAGGGCGTACGGGAGGACCTTCGGGTACGAGGTCCAGGCCTCCGGGGCCTTCTCCTTCGGGAAGGAGCCGGCGGAGAGGTCGGGGACCACGACCACGTCCCACTCCAGGCCCTTGGACTTGTGGGCCGTGAGGACCTTGACCGTGTTCTCGCCGCCGGGGAGGGCGTGGTCCAGGCCCTTTTCGTACTGGGCCGCCGTGCGCAGGAAGGCGAGGAAGGCGAGGAGGGAGGCCTCTCCGTCCAGGGAGGCGAAGCCGGCCGCCACGTCCATGAAGCTCGACAGGGTCTCCCGGCGGCGGGCCGCCAGCGCGTGCGGGGACGAGGCCAGCTCCACGTCGAGGCCGGTCGTCGACAGGACGCGGTGCAGGACGTCCATCAGGGGGTCCGAGAGGGAACGGCGCAGGTCGCGCAGTTCCTGCGCGAGGTGCGCGAAGCGGACCCGGGCGGCTGCGGAGAAGGGCAGCTGGTCGGGGGCGGACTGGCCCGCGCCGTCCAGGAAGGTTTCGAGGGCGTCGGCCAGCGACACGATCTCCGCCGGGTCCACGCCCTCCACGGCTGCCGCGAGGCGGTCGTCGTCGGAGGAGGACGGGGCGCGGGAGATCAGGGTGCGCGCGCGGCGGCCCAGCAGGGCCAGGTCGCGGGCGCCGATCCGCCAGCGCGGCCCGATGAGCAGCCGGACGAGCGCGGCGTTGGCGCCCGGGTCCTGGAGGACCTCGCAGACGGCGACGAGGTCCGCGACCTCCGGGAGGTGGAGCAGTCCGGACAGGCCGACCACCTCGACCGGGACGTCCCGCTCGACGAGGACCGCCTGGATCCGCGCGAAGTCCCCGCCCGAGCGGCACAGTACGGCGATGTCGCGCGGCTCGGTTCCCGTACGGACCAGGTGGGCGATGGAGTCGCCGATCCAGTCGAGCTCCTGGGCGTGGGTCTCCAGCAGGGCGCACCGGACGGAGCCGTCGCGCTCCGCGCCCGGTGCGGGGCGCAGGGCCTCGACCCCCTCGTGCATGGCGCGCAGCGGGGCGGCGAGCTCGTTGGCCAGGTCCAGGAGGCGGCCGCCGCTGCGCCGGTTCTCGCTGAGGGAGAACCGGGTGGCGGGGCGGCCGTCGGCGTAGGGGAAGTGCTCGGGGAAGTCGTCGAGGTTGGCCACCGAGGCGCCGCGCCAGCCGTAGATGGCCTGGCAGGGGTCGCCGACGGCGGTCACGGCGTGCCCGGTGCCGGCGCCGAACAGCCCGGACAGCAGCAGTCGCTGGGCGACCGAGGTGTCCTGGTACTCGTCGAGCAGGACGACTCGGAACTCCTCGCGCAGCAGGGCGCCGACCTCGGGCCGGGTGGTGGCGAGCTGCGCGGAGAGGGCTATCTGGTCGCCGAAGTCGAGGAGGTCGCGGGAGCGTTTGGCTCCGCGGTAGCGGGAGACCAGTTCGAGGAGTTCGAGGCGGCCCCGGACGGTTTCCGGGACCTTGCGGAGGTCCTCGTTGCTCAGCTTCACGTCCGCGAGGGCGGAGAGGAGCTCCGTGTCGTACGCGCGCAGCCGCTCCGGCGGTACGAGGTGCTCGGAGAGCTCCCCGTCGAGCGCGAGCAGATCGCTGACCAGGTCCGGAACGGATTTGGTGAGGGACGGGTAGGGGCCGGGGGCCTCGCGGAGCACGCGGGCGGCGAGCTGGAAGCGGGTGGCGTCGGCGAGCAGCCGGGAGCTGGGCTCCAGGCCGATGCGCAGGCCGTGGTCCTTGAGGAGCTGTCCGGCGAAGGCGTGGTACGTGGAGATGCGCGGCTCGCCGCCCGCGGAGCCGGCCTCGGCCGGGGAGGGGTCCGGATCACTGATCCCGGCCCGCGCGAGGGCGGTCCGTACGCGCTCGGCCAGCTCGCCGGCGGCCTTGTTGGTGAAGGTCAGGCCGAGGACCTGCTCGGGCGCGACCGCGCCGGTGCCGACCAGCCAGACCACGCGGGCGGCCATGACGGTGGTCTTGCCGGAGCCGGCTCCGGCCACGATGACCTGGGGGGCGGGCGGAGCGGTGACGCAGGCCATCTGTTCGGGCGTGAAGGGGATCCCCAGGAGCTCCTTGAGCTGCTCGGGATCGGTGAGGACGGACGGACGCGCGGACACGTGAAAAGGCTATCCGCCCGCTCTGACACTCCCCGCCGCGCGAGCCCCGGGCGGGGGGGGCGGCGGGGGCGGGGGCGCCGGTGGTGGCACGGAACCCGCGTGGCGGGCCGTCCCTGCGGGGGCGGATTCCCCTACCCGCCCTTCCACCATCCCCCAGACTCCGTCCGGGGGGACCCCCAGCCGGGCTCCGCCCGGACCCGGTCCTCAAACGCCGGACTGGCTGGAGGGGCCGGGCCGGGGTAGGGCCGCAGGCCCGGGGGGCAGGGGGCAGGGGCCGGGGGCCGGGGGCCGGGGGCAACGCTCAGGCTCAGGGGCAGGGGCAGGGGCAGGGGCAGGGGGAAGGGGCAGGGGGTAGGGGCAGGGACAGCGCCGCAAGGGCGGAGGGCGGGGTGTCCCGGCTGGCTCGGCCGGTCCGCGGGGGCCCCGCCGAGGGCCTACTCCACCGTCTGGCGGCCCTCCGGGCGGGCGCTGCACGAGGCGCGGAAGGAGCAGTGGTCGCAGTGCTTGCCGAGGACGGGTGCGAAGCGCTCGTCGAGGACCCGGCCGGCGGCGGTGGCGAGCAGGTCGCCGACCCATTCGCCGGAGGCGCCGCCCTCCAGGGCCTGCTGCGCCTGGATCTTGGGCACCGTGTCGCCGCCCTCGCGCTGGGCGGCGCCCTGGCGCAGCTGCACGAGCTCGGCGCCGCCCGGTGCGGGGCGCAGGCCGTCGAAGACCTCGTCGACGGCGCCCTCGCGCACGGCGAGCTGGTAGACGGCGAGCTGCGGGTGGCGTTCGACCTCCTTGGCGGTCGGCGCGGACTTGCCGGTCTTGAAGTCGACGACGTACGCGCGCCCCTGCGGGTCGGCCTCGACCCGGTCCATGGAGCCGCGTACCCGGACGGCGTACTCCCCCGCGTCGAGGGTGACGTCGAAGTCGTGCTCGGTGGCCACCGTCGCCCGGCCCCCGCGGTCGGTGGTGTGCCAGCGCAGGAAGCGTTCCAGGGCGGCGCGGGCGTTGTCCTTCTCCTGGCGGGACTTCCAGGGGGCGTCGAAGGCGAGCGAGTCCCAGACGGAGTCGAGGCGCTCCATCAGGACGGCGAGGTCGGCGGGGGTGCGGCCGGAGGCGACCTCGTCGGCGAGGACGTGGACGACGTTGCCGAAGCCCTGGGCGGCGGTGGAGGGGGCGTCGGCCTTGACCTCACGGCCCAGGAACCACTGGAGGGAGCAGGTGTTGGCGAGCTGCTCCAGGGCGGAGCCGGACAGGGCGACGGGATGGTCGCGGTCGCGCAGCGGGACGCTGCTGCGGGTGGGCTCGTACAGCCCCCACCAGCGCTGCGGGTGCGCGGCGGGGACGAGCGGGCGGTCCTCGTCGTCGGTGAGCACGGCGAGCCGGGCGAGGCGCCGGGCGGCGGCGTCGCGCAGGGCGGGCGAGGCGTCGGGGTCGACGGTGGTGGCGCGGAGTTCCGCGACGAGCGCGGGGACGGCCAGCGGGCGGCGGGGGCGGCCGGTGACGTCCTTGACGGGGACGCCGAGCTCGGTGAGGAGGCGGGAAGGCTGGTCGCCGTCCTCGGCGGGGGCCTTGACGGCGGTGACGACGAGGCGGTCGCGCGCACGAGTGGCGGCGACGTAGAAGAGGCGGCGTTCCTCGGAGAGGAGCGCGCCGGGGGTGAGGGGCTCGGCGAGGCCGTCGCGGCCGATGCGGTCGGCTTCGAGGAGGGAGCCGCGGCGGCGCAGGTCGGGCCAGAGCCCTTCCTGTACGCCCGCGACGACGACGAGTCCCCACTCCAGGCCCTTGGAGCGGTGCGCGGTCATGAGGCGGACGGCTTCGCGGCGGACGGCGCGGGGGGTGAGGGTGTCTCCGGCGATGTCCTCGGCTTCGAGCTGTTCGAGGAAGTTGAGCGCGCCGCGGCCGCCCGTACGTTCCTCCGCGCGGGCGGCGGTGTCGAAGAGCGCGCAGACGGCGTCGAGGTCACGGTCGGCGTTGCGGCCGGCGGGGCCGCCGCGGCGGGCGCTGCGTTCGAGGCGCTGCGGCCAGGGGGTGCCGTCCCAGAGGGTCCACAGGACCTCCTCGGCGGTGCCGCCGCCTTCGAGCAGCTCGCGGGCCTTGCGCAGCAGCAGGCCGAGGCGTTGCGCTCCGCGGGCGTAGGCGGGGTCGTGGGCGACGAGCCGCTCGGGCTCTGCGAGGGCGCGGGCGAGGAGCACGTCGGAGGGCGCGGGCGTCCTGACCCCGGCGGCCCGCTCCTCGTCGCGCAGCGCGCGGCCGAGGCGGCGGAGGTCGGCGGCGTCCATCCCGCCCAGCGGCGAGGACAGCAGCACGAGCGCGGCCTCGACACCGATCCACCCTTCGCCTGCGGCGGGCACGCCGGCGGCGCCGGGCACGGTCTCGGAGCCGGGCTCCTCGGTGCCGCCTTCGGCGACGGGTGAGGTGTCCCGCCCACCCGCCCCGTCATTGCGGGCAAGCCCGCCCTCGTCGCCGGAAGCGCCCCGGACTCCGTCGAGGAGGCCACCCTCCGCCCCGGCGGAAGCGTCGGCTGAGCCGGACCGGGCGATGCCGCCTTCGGCATCGGGGGAAGTCTCCCGCCCACCCGCCCCGGAGGTGCGAGCAGGCTCGCCCGCCCCGGCGCCCGCGGCGCCCGACGCAGCCCCGACTCCGTCGGGCAGCTCGCCCTCCGCGGGCGGGGCCTCGGTGGGGCCGGAGGCGTCCGTTGCCTCGGCGGGGCCGGGCAGGCCGGGATCGGGGGTGGCGGTGGTCGGGGGGAGGGCGGATTCCGCGAGGGTGCGGAGGGCCGTGAGGAGGGGGGCTATGGCCGGCTCGTGGCGGAGGGGGGAGTCCGTGCCGTCCGTTTCGGCCGGGACTCCCGCCGCGATCAGGGCGCGGCGCATGTGCGGGAGGGTGCGGCCGCCCGCGCGGACCAGGACGGCCATGTCCTGCCACGGCACGCCCTCCTCCAGGTGGGCCCGGCGCAGGATGTCGGCGATGTTGTCCAGTTCCGCGCCGGCCGTGGGGTAGGTGAACACCTCGACCCGGCCGCCCTCGCGGGTCGATGCGAGCGCGCGGTGGGCCCGTACCGCCGCCGAGGGCAGGCGCGGCAGCTGCATGCGGGTGGTCAGGTGGCGGGTCGCCGTGAGGAGGGCCGAGGAGGAGCGGCGGGAGGTGGTGAGGGCGCGGACCTGCGCTCCCGGGAAGGAGGTCTCGAAGTCGAGGATGTTGTTGATGTCCGCGCCGCGGAAGGCGTAGATCGACTGGTCGGGGTCACCGAAGGCGGTCAGCCGTCCGGCCGGGCCGGCCAGTGCGCGCAGCAGGCGCAGCTGCGAGGCGTCCGTGTCCTGGTACTCGTCCACGTAGATCACGTCGTACTGGGACGAGAGCGACGGGGTGCGCTCCGCCAGGAGGACCGCGCGGTGGAGGAGTTCCGCGTAGTCCAGGGTGCCCTGGAGGTCCAGGACGTCCAGGTACTCGGCGAGGAAGGCCGCCGCCGCCTTCCAGTCCGGCCGGCCGAGGCGGGACGCGAAGTCGGAGAGGGCGGACGGGCCGAGGCCCAGCTCGCGGGCGCGGGCCAGGACCGCGCGGACCTCGTCCGCGAAGCCCCGCGTGGTCAGCGCGGCCCGCAGGTCGTCCGGCCAGCGGATCGAGCGGAGCCGGCGCTGGCCTTCGAGGAGGGTGCGGACCATGACGTCCTGCTCGGGGCCGGAGAGGAGGCGCAGCGGGTCCGCGAAGAGTTCGGTGTCCTGGTGGGCGCGGACCAGTCCGTAACAGAAGGAGTGGAAGGTGGTGGCCTGCGGGGCGCGCGCGCCGCCGAGCCGCAGGGCGGTCCGGTCGCGCAGTTCCACCGCGGCCTTGCGGCTGAAGGTGAGGATCAGGACGCGCGCGGGGTCCGTCCCGGACTCCACGCGGGCCGCGACCGCCTCGACCAGCGTGGTCGTCTTTCCGGTGCCCGGTCCGGCCAGGACCAGCAGCGGGCCGCCGGTGTGCTCAACCACCGCCCGCTGCGCTGCGTCCAGCACAGGGGGATCCACCCGCTCCGCACCGGTACGCACCAGGCGGTACGCGTCCGGGTTCCGCGTACGCCGCCGCTCGGGGCGGTGGCCGTCGGAGGAAGAGGTGTTCACGTGGGGTGCCGGTCCTGGTGGGTCTGCCGTTGCGGCGGTCGCTGCCGCAGCGGTTGCTGCTGCTGTGGTGACGGCCCGGACGGTGCCCGTGACCGTGGCCGAAGCCTTGGCCGGAGCGGTGCCCGAAGCGGTGGCCGAAACCGAAGCCGAAGAGGCAACGCTACGGCAAGGCGCGCGGCGGGCGCAGTTTCCCCGGGACTCCGGTCCTCACTGCCATCCGGTCCCACGCGTCCCCCGTACGGGGCTTCGCACGTCCCTTCGACCGCCCCTCCGGGCCGCACATGGCGGAAGCTGTCACATGTGACCTTCGTCCCGCGCTGTGTCCCCGCCGTCCCCGTCCCAGCGCGCCCGCCGCATGTCGAGCCGGGGTTCGCCGTCGCCGGTGAGCCGCAGCGGGGTGGCCTCGGCGCGGTAGTTCTCCAGCGCCCTGCGCTCGCTGCCGGGCAGCGGACGGCCGTCCGCCCGCACCACCCGCCACCAGGGCACTGCTCCTCCGTACAAGGCCATGACGCGGCCCACTTGACGGGGTCCGCCCTCGCCGAGCCACTCCGCGATGTCGCCGTAGGTCATCACCCGGCCGGGCGGAATCCGCTCGGCCGCCTCCAGCACCCGCTCCGCGTACGCCGGCAGCTCTTCGCTCATTCGGACCATGGTGCCGCACCGGACCGACAAGGGAGCGTCAAGAGCGTGGAAGCCCGTGTTCCGGACCGGCTCGCACCCTGCTGCCCCGCGCGGCCGCCGGTCCATGCCACCATCTTCCGGGCGGTGACGCGTGATACGTGATCAAGAAGAGACGGAAGTGACGGGAAGGGAGCAGGGTGTGAGTCCTCCGGACGGCGCGGCGACGAACGACGGCGCGCGCCCAGACGAAGGCCCGCCAGCGGGTCCCGAGGACGTCGAGACCCCGCACGGCCACGCCCCCACGGCCGCCGACCAGGTCGAGGTCGACGAGCCGCTGCTCGCCGCCCGCGTGCACCGCCCCTCCGACCTCGTACGCCTCCTCGTCGGGGTCCTCGGCATCGCCGTCGTCCTCGCCATCGCCGCCTTCGCCCACGGCACCACCGCGGGTCTGGAAGCCGACATCAACAACAGCACCGGGCAGGCGCCCGACGTGCTGATCAAGGTCGCCGGTCTGGTGTCGAGCATCGCGGTGCTCCTCGTCCCGGTCGCCTTCGCCATCGAGCGGCTGATCAAACGCGACGGACTGCGCATCGCCGACGGCGTGCTCGCGGCCGTCCTCGCCCACGGGGTCACCCTCGCCACCGACCTGTGGGTCTCCCAGGGGGCTCCCGAGACCATCCAGGAAGCCCTCACCCGCCCCACCTCGGCCGGCGGGGCCCTCACGGATCCGGTGCACGGCTACCTCGCGCCCGTGATCGCGTACATGACCGCCGTCGGGATGACCCGGCGCCCGCGCTGGCGCGTCGCGCTGTGGGTGGTCCTGCTGCTGGACGCCTTCGCGATGCTGGTCGGCGGCTACACCACCCCCTTCTCGATCATCCTGACCGTGCTGATCGGCTGGAGCGTCGCGTACGGAACCCTGTACGCCGTCGGCTCGCCGAACGTCCGTCCCACCGGGCAGAACCTCCTCGCGGGCCTGCGCCGGGTCGGCTTCCAGCCGGTCAGCGCGATGCGCGCCGAGTCCCCGGAGGGTCCCGACAGCACCGAGGTCAGCGACCGCGGCCGGCGCTACCACGTCACCCTGGAGGACGGCCCACCGCTCGACGTCACCGTCGTGGACCGGGAGCA is a window encoding:
- the nudC gene encoding NAD(+) diphosphatase, with amino-acid sequence MSTHTESERPISLAAPSGIDRAAHHRLDEAWLAAAWSHPSTRVFVVSGGQVLIDDTPDGGTAIVMTPAFEAPVTETHRYFLGTDEDGVRYFALQKDSLPGRMDQSARPAGLREAGMLLSARDAGLMVHAVALENWQRMHRFCSRCGERTVVAAAGHIRRCPGCGAEHYPRTDPAVIMLVTDDQDRALLGRQVHWPEGRFSTLAGFVEPGESIEQSVIREVWEEAGVKVGEVDYIASQPWPFPYSLMLGFTARAVTFDITVDGDEIQEARWFSRDDLRTAIEAGEVLPPAGISIAARLVELWYGKPLPKPVTTG
- a CDS encoding dipeptidase, with the translated sequence MSDTPADSVVRTYIETHRAAFLDDLADWLRIPSVSAQPEHADDVRRSADWLAAKLKETGFPVTEVWQTAGAPAVFAEWPSEDPAAPTVLVYGHHDVQPAALADGWHTDPFEPVIKDGRMYGRGAADDKGQVFFHTLGVRAHLAATGASAPAVHLKLIVEGEEESGSPHFRALVEREAARLAADVVIVSDTGMWSETTPTVCTGMRGVADCEIDLFGPDQDIHSGAFGGAVPNPATVAARLVAALHDADERVTIPGFYDNIAELTDAERELIAELPFDEAEWLRTAKSYAASGEAGYSTLERVWARPTAEVNGIGGGYQGPGGKTIVPASAHLKLSFRLVSGQDPYEVETAVTAWVAERVPAGIRHSITFGAPTRPCLTPLDHPALQSVVRAMSRAFGQKVRFTREGGSGPAADLQDVLNAPVLFLGISVPSDGWHSPNEKVELDLLTKGVETAAYLWGDLAAHWKPASA
- a CDS encoding UvrD-helicase domain-containing protein: MSARPSVLTDPEQLKELLGIPFTPEQMACVTAPPAPQVIVAGAGSGKTTVMAARVVWLVGTGAVAPEQVLGLTFTNKAAGELAERVRTALARAGISDPDPSPAEAGSAGGEPRISTYHAFAGQLLKDHGLRIGLEPSSRLLADATRFQLAARVLREAPGPYPSLTKSVPDLVSDLLALDGELSEHLVPPERLRAYDTELLSALADVKLSNEDLRKVPETVRGRLELLELVSRYRGAKRSRDLLDFGDQIALSAQLATTRPEVGALLREEFRVVLLDEYQDTSVAQRLLLSGLFGAGTGHAVTAVGDPCQAIYGWRGASVANLDDFPEHFPYADGRPATRFSLSENRRSGGRLLDLANELAAPLRAMHEGVEALRPAPGAERDGSVRCALLETHAQELDWIGDSIAHLVRTGTEPRDIAVLCRSGGDFARIQAVLVERDVPVEVVGLSGLLHLPEVADLVAVCEVLQDPGANAALVRLLIGPRWRIGARDLALLGRRARTLISRAPSSSDDDRLAAAVEGVDPAEIVSLADALETFLDGAGQSAPDQLPFSAAARVRFAHLAQELRDLRRSLSDPLMDVLHRVLSTTGLDVELASSPHALAARRRETLSSFMDVAAGFASLDGEASLLAFLAFLRTAAQYEKGLDHALPGGENTVKVLTAHKSKGLEWDVVVVPDLSAGSFPKEKAPEAWTSYPKVLPYALRGDAPTLPPTPEWTSPGLRAFKSALKSHKAVEELRLGYVTFTRPRSLLLASGHWWGPTQKKRRGPSTFLTSLYEHCAAGHGEIEAWADTPAPDAENPALSTDTTPDHSWPLPLDPTSLTLRRRAATLVESYLHPPSATGHRGDAGHPGDRGEAGYPGTPGHWGGADYQGTPDDPEHRASENHRTSPEDPYLWPPHCEDPAYDEEPPAPWPDPADEPDPADAARPQAGSGRGRAVPAAAGGTPQGVRGTAPVSGRGGVGEEEAPPTPDDLWPQDGYRAAPGPRSAAPAADLWPEAEDLARPRPAAPAPDAADLWPEDEAGAGAEDGDWAAAKPRRRPAPPTRTDAPWSEAAPNPGPLTPEDARAIASWDRDLDALEGELRRAREAVRDVELPSALSASQLLRLASDEQGFVRDLARPMPKPPQPAARQGTRFHAWVESRFDELPLPHLDVLDPLTDLPGAQPPGGDGSDQDIADEADLDSLKAAFERSPYADRTPYRMEVPVQLTLAGRVIRGRIDAVYRTPDEAGDGGGYEIVDWKTGRTTEADPLQLAVYRLAWAEATNTPLAQVTAVFLHVRSGRVIRPRNLPDRARLEQILQGKTDTESDHRTDG